The segment GGCGAGGCTGGCGCGCTCTGCCTCATCTTTCAGGTTGGCAAGGTGAATTAATTGGTCCTGGATGGTATTGGTTTGCCGGCGGATTTGCCCACGGAGCAGGAGGCTCCATCCGAGCGGAAGCAATACGATTCCCAAAGAGCCAAGTACAATCCATTTTGTATTGGCTTTTGTTAGCCACGGTCCGTTGTGTATAAGTTCAATGTCGGCTGCTGTACGAAGGTGGAGGGTAAAAGGCCGGTTACGGGGTTGTGTGGCATAAAAGCCGGCATAATGCGCTTCAGCAACACCTGTGAGCAAAAGCTCGCTTCCTTCACGGATTTTTTCGGTAAAAGCTTCTCTGGGTAGCGTTGCAAGAAACCGAATGCTGTCTGCTGATACGGTGAATTCTACGGTGTCCTGGTTTTCACTAATCTTTTCTGTAAAAACAGCAATCTCAATTAACCTGTTGTCGAGCGCCAGGTTATTTAGGATTACCGCTTCATAAGGAATCGTATCTGGCGTGTGTTCGACTGAGTATTGGCTATTGACTACAACATTCTTGAGTTCTGGAGAATACTCACCCAACTGGGGGAAGCCAACGACATCAATTTCGTCAAAAAGTTGTACCAGGCTGAGGTTATCGGTGTAAGCCCGGGTACTGCCTGTAGAATCTTGTATTACAAAGTAGCCAGAAGGATGTATTTGCGTTACCTGGCCACGCACCCGAACGATATGGCCTTCATGTTCAACCAATCTGAAAGCTGCCACGTCTCTAATAGCAGATAGAGGCAGGTCTTTCAGATTGGCCGGGCCGGCTTTAATGGTTTCTACATGCTCCCAGCCCGGTACATAGAACGTAATGCCAATTAACTGCCTTTCCTGATTGAACAGACCGCCGGCAACACCCTCAATGTTAACGATCGAACCCACAAGTGCAGGGTCATAATCCGGAGAGTTGAGCCTGATCTCGATGATTTCGTCGCCAACAGCAACTTCCATGAACGTTCCCTGAAAAAAGGAGTCGTCTTCACGTGGGCCTATGCTTTGCACAATCCCTTCTACGGCGGCCCACCTTGCATCATATTTGCCCGAGAGGAGATAGAGTGGACTTGTTAATGGTTCTGGATGCGAGGTACGCCCTAGCGCTTTAACTTCGGCTCCTGGGGCAATATTGGGGGCAAATGCGCCAGCTGAGGTGAAGCCTGTAACTTCCACATACGCTCCTTTGGCGGGTATGGTGACGGGTTCAAGCAGGAAAATACCATCTGCATCATCCTGTAGAAAACAGTAGCGGGTTGCTCCGTCATGGCAGTAAGTGATCACCCCTCTTAAACGAACAGGGTACTCTTGTGCTGCTTCATCATTCGAAAGAATGCGGATTTTGTCGATGCTCCGAATGGTCTCTTTATGTAACACTTCTGGCGCTTCCTGGGCAAGCGCCGGCGATACCATGGCAAGGGATGCCACGCATAACACAAAGAAAAGCGGCCTTGTCAAACGTATACAGGTCATTAACGGGTACGGAACACCTTATTAGAGGAGGATTCGGCGGTAATTGGTCCTACTTAATCCATTACGCCCTATGAATGGCTGTATTTAACCAAATGCTTATGCTGCCGTGTGGGTCTTGGCGTTTACAAGGTTTGGTCTAACAGAATGCTGCGCTTGCAGGTTTTTGATCGGCTTTCGTTTGCAATAAGTAGACTGGAATTAAAAGAATAGCCAGTGCTTTGTGCTGGGTTACACAAATACACTTCATTTCCAGTTTCTATGCTGCTGTAACGGGAGGGCCTTTGTATAATATCGTTAAAATAACAATAAACTACAGAAAGTCGTGCAAGATAATAAAGATGGCCGCTGTAATTGTGACTAGCCCATCAATATGTCACACGGCCCAAATATAAAGCAGCACGCGCCCCGCCGGGTACGTGCTGCTGGAAACCAGACCTGCTGACTGTTACACAAACCAGTTATGAAACCGGGTCTGCGTGTTGCCACGTCTGCAAATGTTAGACCTGAGAGAAGGGCAGTGGCCGCAGAATGATACTGGTGATGTTAGACACGGTGTCTTTGTAGTAAGTATCTGCTTTCATTTTCTCCCAATCAGGATGCACAACAAACTTGCCCCAGGCTTCACTGCGCGCCGCGAGGTCCTTAAAGGTAAGCATATAAGTCAGGTTAGGTAAACGCTCTCCGACCATGGCTTCCCCAAAGAATACCGGGGTCAGGCCGGTGTCAAGGAAAATTGGGATCTCGCCGTTGTTGAACATGTGGATTTTCCGGATGGCCGCTTCTTCACTGTGGCTCTCGTAAATTCGGAGTTCAAAAATACGCTGCGCGTTGTCTGCAGCGCCGGCTGGTACAGCAAGATTCGGCATCGCATCAAATCCCTTGAACAGCGAGCTTTCCACGCGGGTGTAGCCGGGATCATCGAGCGTGGCAGACAGAAAGGCTTTACCGTCTGCCTGATACGCTGCGTCATCAACAAGCTTACCGCGTAAGCTGTTCATTGACATCAATGAATCGTGTGTGAGCAGTACGTACGTAGTTGGGTCGGTAGGGCCGTGAACTACATTGAAGGCGCCAACATTGCTTATGCCTGCGCGATTCCAGGCAGGGATTGCAACATCTTTGAGAAAAGACGCCAGACGTCCTCGATGCGAGCCTACGCGACTAATATATTTGCGCAGCTCAAAGAAACTGGCTGACTGCGTTTCTTTGTTAGCGTCAGAGGTTTGTGGGAACACTGCAGCTACGGAGGTGGCACCGGCTGTTGCAACAAATTTTCGTCGATTCATGGGAGGGAAGCATAAAGTCCGGCGGATAAGCGTACCCGCCGGACAGGTGAATAGCTCGGAATTAGTTCATAATGGGTGTCAATACCATATTACGGTAATGCACTGCACCATGGTCACCCTGCAAGAAAATGGGGCCGGCAGAGAACTCATCGGCCGTCATGGCACCGCCGGTTACACCTTCAACGGGTGCGTTATCAATAATTGTTGTACCGTTGAGCTTAACGGTTACATGATGATTGTAGAGCGTGATGTCCATTTCCTGCCATTCGCCCGCTGGTTTTTCAGCAGTGGATGACGGAGTGATCCTGCTGTAAAGCGCCCCCATGTGATGCGAGTTTGCGTCTTCGCCGTATGTGTCAGCTACCTGGATTTCATAAATCCCGCGCAGGTATACACCGCTGTTGCTGCCTTCTGGTATGTTAACTTCCAGCTTGAGATTGAAGTCTTCAAACTTGGCGTCGGTGCGCAGATTGCCATAGCGATAATGATAATTGTCACCTTCAGGCTGCTTCGGGTTATTGGATAGTACACCGTCTTTGACCGACCAGCCGTTTCTATAATCATCTTCAATAAGTGACCAGCCTCTTGTACTGCTGCCAATCAAGTCAACAGGATCACCATAGCGCGCTGCGGATACGTTGGGCGCATCCGGCAGGGCCGGCAGGCGCTTGCCTTTGATGGGCACTACATTTTCGCCGCTACCATTCCGGTTTGGCATATAAGCGTGGCCAACCAGTTCGTCAAAGCCGGCGTGCAGAACGAGGCGATGGGTCACATGGTGCGAGCGATCCATCTTCCCTTTTACTTCCTGTATGCGCGTAACAACGAGTGATCCGTCTGCGATGTATGCATCGGCTACAGGCAGTACGCTGCCGCCGTACCACAAGAGTTCGGCGTCAAGGAATCCTTCGTGCTCATGCACATTCAACCAGCCGGCACCTCCGGGCAGATACAGGGCCCATTTGCCCAGGTAGTCCGATGCATCATCCTGCGCCTGCGTTGGCATAATGGTGATACTGAATAATAAAAATACGGACAACAAAATCCGTGTACATGATTGCTTTTTCATGCCTTGCCTCTTCGTGGTAAAGATAAAGTGGGGTACGGCCTCAAATTTAGTCCGCTTGCTGAATCTAACAATGCGGCTTTCGAGGCGCAAATATCTGCGCTATTGTGTACGTCTTTCTATAGGGTTTTGCGGCCCAGTAAGAATCATTCTTGCCCAGGTCAGGTCATTGTCTCCTGTGCCGTAAATCATAAAATGCCCGCCATATGCGCCGCCATCCGGGTCGCAGTGTACAATTTCCATGCGGTATTCGTCTCCGGGTTTTGGTGGTCGCCAGTCGGGGTCGCTGCGGGGGAGGGTTTTGTGCATGTCAACCCGGGCTTCAAGGATGAAGTCGCCGGCCCCGGTGCCCCATGGGTTCATTTTCAGGCTATAAGAGACCGCATCGGCAGGAATGGGCTCTTCGAGGTAGGTTGCATCAGCTGAGCCGTGCCGCCACCAGGCATTGTAATCTGGCCGGCGGTCATCGATGACAAAACAAAACGCATTATCGCCACGCGCAAAGGCTTCTGGTGCATCGTCTCCGGGCGCTTCAATAAACCAGCATATCGAATCTTTGAACATCCAGCGGTGTGGGGCATGCTCAGGGTCTTCCCGGTCGTTAAAATTGTCTACGACCTCAGCGCCCATGTACAGGTATTGCTGGTCCCAGGCAATGTAGTACCGTGCACGCAGGTCGTCTTCCGGACGCGGTTCGTCGTCGCGTTGTAGCGTCAGTCGGTTGCGCCGGCCTTCATCGTACCACGTTTCATGGCGGATTCTGTATATGTCCCAGACGCCATCGGTAAATGCGTCATCTTTCCAGTCTGCCAGGTCACCGTCGATGGCGGGTGTGGTTTCGAGGAAGGGTACATGAAGAATGTCTGGCGGCGGAATCTGCGCTGCGCATAGGGTAGCGCCTGCGATTCCCCATAAGAGTGTACATAAAATGGTACGCATGGGCGGGCAATTTTTGGTGGAAGGATTCTGTACATTATACATGCTTCCCAAATTCATCTGCAAGCAAAACGATTGACTGTTATATGGCTGCTCCCTTGTTCGCCTTTGACCCGCGCTGTATGTTGCTGATATTACTGGTTGTAATCAGCTGCCAGTCTGCTACAACAACAGTAGAAAAAGTAAATCTGAAAGAGGCCCTGACTTTTTATGCCTCCTTTGATGAGGGATTTGCGGCAGATTTTGCCGATGGTGATCCAACATTGTACACCGCACCTTCATGGGATCCGACGGTAGATGCAGCACCGATCGTTGCTGACAATGCCCTTGTTTCGCGCTTGCCGGCAGGTGGCCGGGCAGGAGGAGCGCTACGCTTTTCAACCAACTGGAACCCGGTTGTGTATTATGCCGGCAAAGACAACGTTGCATACACGACTGAAAATTGGTCAGGCGCATTCTCTTTCTGGTTGCGCATTGATCCCGATGAAGGCCTCGAAGCAGGGTACAGCGATCCGTTTATCATAACCGACAAAAACTGGGATAATGCCTCGCTGTATGTTGATTTTACGGATACCGTGCCGCGCAATTTCCGGTTTGCTGCATTCGCCGACCACGGCATCTGGAATCCCGAATTGTTGGCCTGGGATGATGTCCCGCCGGCTGCTCGCCCTATGCTGGATCTCGAAAATCACCCTTTTTCGGCTGATTCCTGGACGCATGTTGTGCTCTCTTTCGAAGGTATGAACGGTGAAGCAGCACGCATGACCGGCTACCTGAACGGCCAGCAGGTTGGTGTATTTGATCAGGTGAATTGGACCCTTTCCTGGGAGATCGAAAAGGTAATGATGTCGATTGGCCGGCACTATACGGGAGATTTGGATGAACTTGCCGTATTTAACCGGGCGCTTACTGCCAGGGAAGTAGAAGCGCTGTTTGCTAAACCGCTGCTAGACTTGCTGTAGCAGCGTAAGAGGCTTCCCTGTTCTGATTGTAATCGGGCCTTGCCGCTTGTCTCAGAATGCCTTTTCTAATCAATTTTGCTTCTGTGTGCGACAACGTACGTGACGATCATCACTAAAGAGGTAGCAGATC is part of the Bacteroidota bacterium genome and harbors:
- a CDS encoding LamG-like jellyroll fold domain-containing protein translates to MLLILLVVISCQSATTTVEKVNLKEALTFYASFDEGFAADFADGDPTLYTAPSWDPTVDAAPIVADNALVSRLPAGGRAGGALRFSTNWNPVVYYAGKDNVAYTTENWSGAFSFWLRIDPDEGLEAGYSDPFIITDKNWDNASLYVDFTDTVPRNFRFAAFADHGIWNPELLAWDDVPPAARPMLDLENHPFSADSWTHVVLSFEGMNGEAARMTGYLNGQQVGVFDQVNWTLSWEIEKVMMSIGRHYTGDLDELAVFNRALTAREVEALFAKPLLDLL
- a CDS encoding NIPSNAP family protein → MNRRKFVATAGATSVAAVFPQTSDANKETQSASFFELRKYISRVGSHRGRLASFLKDVAIPAWNRAGISNVGAFNVVHGPTDPTTYVLLTHDSLMSMNSLRGKLVDDAAYQADGKAFLSATLDDPGYTRVESSLFKGFDAMPNLAVPAGAADNAQRIFELRIYESHSEEAAIRKIHMFNNGEIPIFLDTGLTPVFFGEAMVGERLPNLTYMLTFKDLAARSEAWGKFVVHPDWEKMKADTYYKDTVSNITSIILRPLPFSQV
- a CDS encoding DUF1080 domain-containing protein codes for the protein MKKQSCTRILLSVFLLFSITIMPTQAQDDASDYLGKWALYLPGGAGWLNVHEHEGFLDAELLWYGGSVLPVADAYIADGSLVVTRIQEVKGKMDRSHHVTHRLVLHAGFDELVGHAYMPNRNGSGENVVPIKGKRLPALPDAPNVSAARYGDPVDLIGSSTRGWSLIEDDYRNGWSVKDGVLSNNPKQPEGDNYHYRYGNLRTDAKFEDFNLKLEVNIPEGSNSGVYLRGIYEIQVADTYGEDANSHHMGALYSRITPSSTAEKPAGEWQEMDITLYNHHVTVKLNGTTIIDNAPVEGVTGGAMTADEFSAGPIFLQGDHGAVHYRNMVLTPIMN